Below is a window of Pseudomonas sp. B21-040 DNA.
TCCAGCGACGCCTTCACCGAGCGTGTCCAGCAACTGTCGGCCAAGCTGCAACTGGTCGGTCGTCAGATCGGCGACATGGAAGCCAAGCAACGCACCCTCGACGACGCCCTGCGTCGCCGTCAGTTGCTGCCGGCAGACTTGCCGTTCGGCACCCCGTTCATGGACCCGATCGACGACTCCATGGACAACCTGCTGCCGCTGCTCAATGACTATCAGGACAGCTGGCAGGGTTTGCTGCGCAGCGACGGTCAGATCGAAGCGTTGTACGCACAAGTCCGCCTCAAGGGCGTGGCCAAGTTCGACAGCGAAGACGACATGGAGCGTCGTCTGCAATTGCTGATCAACGCCTACGCGCATCGCACCGACGAAGCCCTGACGCTGGGCAAGGCGCGCCGTGCGGCGGTCACCGACATCGCCCGGACCCTGCGCAACATCCGTAGCGACTACGACAGCCTCGAGCACCAACTGGCGTTGTTCAACCGCGAGATCAACAAGCGTCAGGTGTCCAACCTGCAGAGCTTCCGCATCGTGCTCGCGCCGAACAAGGAAGCGCTCAAGCACATCGACCAGATTATCCACAGCGCCGGCCAGTACGAAGAAGGCGAAACCCTCTCCGTCTTCGACCTGAGCCAAAGCGCCGAACAGGACAACAAGAACGAAGAGGCCAAGGAATACCTGGCACGGCTGGTGGCGGCCAACCACAACCAGCTCGGTCTCAAGGACTTGTTCGAACTCGCGTTCGAGATCACCAAGGTCAACGGCCAGCCGGTAATTCACACCGACATCGACGGCGCCGCCTCCAATGGCACCACGATGACCATCAAGGCGCTGACCAACATGTATTTGTTGCTGCACTTGATGGACCGCGACCAGGCCGGTCGCGTGCGTCTGCCGTACTACCTCGACGAGGCGGCGGACATCGACGAGAAGAACCAGGCAGCCTTGCTGGAAACCAGCCTGCAATTGGGCTTCGTGCCAATCCTGGCAAGCGTGAAGCCACAAGTGTGCGCCAGTGTCGCGATTGACCTGGAAGGTGGCAGCGGGCCGAGCGGGATCTACATCGACGAGGCGGACTGGAAGTACATCCGTCGTCATGATGAAGTGAAGGCCAGCGTCGTTGTGCAAGCGGATGAGCCGGAGCTGGATGCGGTCTGAGTTAATCCGTTAGATACGGAAAAGGCCGCGATCCAATGGATCGCGGCCTTTTTTATGCCTGTTGCCTGAGCTTATTTGCCGAGGGAGATTTTCGGTGCCCAGGTCAGCCATTCGTCTTCGAACTTGTCGAACAGCGGGAACGTCTGACCAGGCCGCACCGCGCTGCCCATCCGGTCGCCGTCTGGCGTGGCAAAGGCGATGCCGCCCTGGATCATCGTTTCCAGGGATTCAGTACGCACCGTCGCGCCTTTGAACAAACCGAAGTCGAAACCAAATCCGCTGCTGTTCCAGAATCGCGTACCACTGCGCACCAGCGGCGCGTATTTCGGCTCAATCTGGATGTGCACCAACACGCGGTCTGCGGTCTGCCCAAGTTCGTAGCCCGTCACTTTGCCCACGGTGATTTCGCGGTACGTTACCGGCACGCCGGTTTTCAGCGAACCACGCCGAGCGGCGCTCAAGACCAGACTCAAGCCAGTCTCTGACTTGGCGGCTTCCGGCGGGTTGGCCAATGCGACGAAATTCTTCTGCGGGCCGAGGTTCTTCGGTGCGGGCTGTACTTCGATGTATTGACCAGTCACCAGGGTTTCGAGATTGGAGGTCTTGATCAGCCCTAACTCAGGTTTAACCACCCAGAACTGGGTGCCTACCCGAGCGATGCGTTCCGGCACTTCGGTGATCCGCGCGGTGAGCAACACCGATTGCAGGTCATCGCTGAGGTCAACGTCTTCAATCTTGCCGACATCCAGCCCTTTGAATCGCACAGGCGTACCGTCACGCAAACCGTCGGCGCGCTCGACCTTGATGGTGACCAGGGTGCCTTTCTGATTGGCTTCTTCATGGTTGGCGAACAAACGAAAACGCGGAATTTTCTTTTGCAGCGGCGCCTTGGCTTGCGGGGTTTCGAAGGCAATGCCGCCGGCCATCAGGCTTTGCAGCGACTCACTTTTAACCTGGATTCCGCCCGTCAATCCGCCCGAGAGTGTGATGCCGCTGGCATTCCAGAATCGCGTCGAGGCGTTGACCAGCCCTTCGTATTCCTTCTCGATGTGAACGCCAATCACCAATTGCTTCTTGGTTTTGGAGAATTGATAACTCTGAACGGAACCGACCTTGACCTGCTTGTAGAGAATCGGACTGCCGACCTCCAGTGAGCCCAGGCTCTCGGTAAACAACACCAGGTGCAGGCCCGGCGAACGCAAATCCAGCGGCGGCGCCTTGGGCCGCGCCACGTATTCACGTTGCGGCGCAGAGCCTTTGTCGCCAGGGCGCACGGCAATGTAGTTACCTTTGACCAGCGCTTCCAGACCGGTGATACCCGCCAGGGAAATCGATGGCTTGACCACCCAGAACTGAGTGCCGGTCACCAGATAATCTTCAGCCAACGGATCAAGGGTCAATTCGGCGGTGGCGCCGGACAGGTCCGGATCGATCTTCAGCGCTTTCAGGTTGCCGACCTGGATGCCTTTGTACATCACCGGCGTACGGCCAGCCTGCAATCCTTCGAAGTCGGTGAGTTTGACCTTGACCCGAATACCGGCGGCAGCGGCGTCAAAGTCTTCATAAAGACGGAACGGCAGGCTCGGATCGGTGGGCGGGCTGTCCTTACGGTTCTCCGGCGTGGCGAACGCGATACCACCGGCGACAATGCTGGCAAGCGACTCACTGCGAATCTTCACACCGGACAGGTTCGCGTCGATGCTAACGCCACTGGCGTTCCAGAAACGCGTGTGTTTGCGCACCAGATTGGCGTAGGTGGGTTCGATGAAAACTTTGAGCTCGACCGTGCTCTGATCCTGCGAGAGCACGTAGCTTTTGATCTGGCCGACCTTGATCTGCTTGTAGAACACCGGGCTGCCACGGTTGAGCGAACCAAGTCGATCAGCCTTGATGGTCAGGTGCAAACCCGGCTTCGCGTCTGACAAGGGAGGTTCTTCAGCCAGCGCCTTGAATTTGCGAACAGGCTCGCCTTCTCCCGGGCTGATCGCTACATAGTTACCAGAGACCAGCGTTTCCAGACCGGTGATCCCGGCCAGGGTCACGCTCGGTTTGACCAGCCAGAAGCGCGTGCTGGTCCTGAGGTATTGCTCGACATCCTTATTCATCTCGACGGTTGCGATCACCCCCTTGGAAGCGCCTTCGTCATCGAGCTTGAGGGCTTTGACCTTGCCGACCGACATCCCTTTGTAGACCACTTCAGTCTTGTTGGCCTGGATGCCTTCACCGCTTTCGAACCGCACCTGAATTTCGATTCCGGTCTCGTTGTAGGCACGCCACCCGAGCCAGCCACCGATGATCAACGCAATGAGGGGCAGAATCCAGATAGCCGACCAGTTCGAGGCCGGTCGGGTTTTTGCTGTAGGCAAATCAGTCATGGTCGTCGTCCGACTCCGTGTTATCCCAAATCAGTCGGGGATCGAAAGATACTGCGGCAAGCATCGTCAAAATCACCACGCTGGCGAAGGCGATGGCGCCAAGATTGGCTTCGATACTGGCAAGCCGTCCGAAATTAACGACCGCCACCAGGATGGCGATCACAAAGATATCCAGCATCGACCAGCGGCCGATGAACTCGATAAAGCGGTACATCCAGATTCGTTGGCGAGCCGAGAGTGGCTGGCGGCGCTGTATCGAAAACAGCAGCAAGCCGATGCCCACCAATTTGAACGTCGGCACTAGAATACTGGCAATGAACACCACTGCCGCGATGGGAAACATGCCGTAATGAACCAGATCAATCACGCCGGACATGATGGTGCTCGGGGCGCCCTTACCGAGTGAATTGATGGTCATGATCGGCAGCAGGTTGGCCGGAATGTAAAGAATCGCCGCGGTAATCAGCAGCGCCCAGGTGCGCACCAGGCTGTTCGGGCGACGGGCATGAACCAGCGCACCACAACGGGTGCAAACTTGCTCGTCGGTGTCAGCTTCCTGCTTGTTCAACTCATGGCATTCCGCACAAATCAGAATGCCTGCATCAATCGCCCGCATGGGCATCCTCTCCTGATAACGCCTGCCAGACCTGATGAGGCGACATCACCACCTCCAACCAGACCTGAATCAACAACAAACTGATAAAGCACACCAGGCCAAGACCTACGGTAATGGCCGCCATATCTGCCAGCTTTACGATCGCGACCAGTACGCCCATGAGGTAAACCTCGAGCATTCCCCAGTCCCGTAAATGGTGATAAATGCGATAGAGCAGCAAGCCGTAGCTGCGTCCGATATCAAAGCGAATGCTCAACAGCACGATTAATTGACAGAGCAGTTTGAGCAACGGAATGCCCATGCTGCACAGGAACACAATCACAGAAACGCTTTGCATACCCGTATCAAACAAGCCGACAACGCCGCTCCAGACAGTGTCCTGCGTCGATTGCCCGAGTAGATTGAGCTCCATGATGGGTAAAAAGTTCGCCGGCACATACAACAATAAAGCGGCGATGACCAAGGCGAGGCTGCGCTGCACGACGTTATGCCTATGTGCGTAGAGTTCATAACCACAACGCGGGCACAGCGCTTTCTCATCGTGGGCGAGTTCAGGTTTGCGCATCAGCAAATCGCACTCATGACACGCGACCAAATCGTTCAGCGGTAATTCTGACAGCCTGGTGGCGTCAACCGGATCTGACATAAAGACTCTGATTCCGAAAAAGTTGGTCCTATTCTAGAGGCATGAGTCGAAAATAACTGCGCCATTTTGTGCGTTAAGCAGGTGAGTACTTTTTCGCAGGCAAAACAAAACCCCAACTGCTTTCGCAATTGGGGTTTCGGAATTTAATCTTGACGATGACCTACTCTCACATGGGGAAACCCCACACTACCATCGGCGATGCATCGTTTCACTGCTGAGTTCGGGATGGGATCAGGTGGTTCCAATGCTCTATGGTCGTCAAGAAATTCGGTAGCCAGGTCGTGCTCTCTTGCAAGATCACGCTCCAGCGAATGGGTATGTAATAGATTTGTGTGTTTCGAATTTTCGACAATGTATCGTCTTCACACACCGCAATCTGATGCTCTCTCGAGTAGTCAAATTGCTTGGGTGTTATATGGTCAAGCCTCACGGGCAATTAGTATTGGTTAGCTCAACGCCTCACAGCGCTTACACACCCAACCTATCAACGTCGTAGTCTTCGACGGCCCTTCAGGGGACTCAAGGTCCCAGTGAGATCTCATCTTGAGGCTAGTTTCCCGCTTAGATGCTTTCAGCGGTTATCTATTCCGAACATAGCTACCCGGCAATGCCACTGGCGTGACAACCGGAACACCAGAGGTTCGTCCACTCCGGTCCTCTCGTACTAGGAGCAGCCCCTCTCAAATCTCAAACGTCCACGGCAGATAGGGACCGAACTGTCTCACGACGTTCTAAACCCAGCTCGCGTACCACTTTAAATGGCGAACAGCCATACCCTTGGGACCGGCTTCAGCCCCAGGATGTGATGAGCCGACATCGAGGTGCCAAACACCGCCGTCGATATGAACTCTTGGGCGGTATCAGCCTGTTATCCCCGGAGTACCTTTTATCCGTTGAGCGATGGCCCTTCCATACAGAACCACCGGATCACTAAGACCTACTTTCGTACCTGCTCGACGTGTCTGTCTCGCAGTCAAGCGCGCTTTTGCCTTTATACTCTACGACCGATTTCCGACCGGTCTGAGCGCACCTTCGTACTCCTCCGTTACTCTTTAGGAGGAGACCGCCCCAGTCAAACTACCCACCATACACTGTCCTCGATCCGGATAACGGACCTGAGTTAGAACCTCAAAGTTGCCAGGGTGGTATTTCAAGGTTGGCTCCACGCGAACTGGCGTCCACGCTTCAAAGCCTCCCACCTATCCTACACAAGCAAATTCAAAGTCCAGTGCAAAGCTATAGTAAAGGTTCACGGGGTCTTTCCGTCTAGCCGCGGATACACTGCATCTTCACAGCGATTTCAATTTCACTGAGTCTCGGGTGGAGACAGCGCCGCCATCGTTACGCCATTCGTGCAGGTCGGAACTTACCCGACAAGGAATTTCGCTACCTTAGGACCGTTATAGTTACGGCCGCCGTTTACCGGGGCTTCGATCAAGAGCTTCGCGTTAGCTAACCCCATCAATTAACCTTCCGGCACCGGGCAGGCGTCACACCCTATACGTCCACTTTCGTGTTTGCAGAGTGCTGTGTTTTTAATAAACAGTCGCAGCGGCCTGGTATCTTCGACCGGCATGGGCTTACGCAGTAAATGCTTCACCCTCACCGGCGCACCTTCTCCCGAAGTTACGGTGCCATTTTGCCTAGTTCCTTCACCCGAGTTCTCTCAAGCGCCTTGGTATTCTCTACCCAACCACCTGTGTCGGTTTGGGGTACGGTTCCTGGTTACCTGAAGCTTAGAAGCTTTTCTTGGAAGCATGGCATCAACCACTTCGTGTACTAAAAGTACACTCGTCATCAGCTCTCGGCCTTAGAATCCCGGATTTACCTAAGATTCCAGCCTACCACCTTAAACTTGGACAACCAACGCCAAGCTGGCCTAGCCTTCTCCGTCCCTCCATCGCAATAACCAGAAGTACAGGAATATTAACCTGTTTTCCATCGACTACGCTTTTCAGCCTCGCCTTAGGGACCGACTAACCCTGCGTCGATTAACGTTGCGCAGGAAACCTTGGTCTTTCGGCGTGGGTGTTTTTCACACCCATTGTCGTTACTCATGTCAGCATTCGCACTTCTGATACCTCCAGCAAGCTTCTCAACTCACCTTCACAGGCTTACAGAACGCTCCTCTACCGCATCACCTAAGTGATACCCGTAGCTTCGGTGTATGGTTTGAGCCCCGTTACATCTTCCGCGCAGGCCGACTCGACTAGTGAGCTATTACGCTTTCTTTAAAGGGTGGCTGCTTCTAAGCCAACCTCCTAGCTGTCTAAGCCTTCCCACATCGTTTCCCACTTAACCATAACTTTGGGACCTTAGCTGACGGTCTGGGTTGTTTCCCTTTTCACGACGGACGTTAGCACCCGCCGTGTGTCTCCCATGCTCGGCACTTGTAGGTATTCGGAGTTTGCATCGGTTTGGTAAGTCGGGATGACCCCCTAGCCGAAACAGTGCTCTACCCCCTACAGTGATACATGAGGCGCTACCTAAATAGCTTTCGAGGAGAACCAGCTATCTCCGAGCTTGATTAGCCTTTCACTCCGATCCACAGGTCATCCGCTAACTTTTCAACGGTAGTCGGTTCGGTCCTCCAGTTAGTGTTACCCAACCTTCAACCTGCCCATGGATAGATCGCCCGGTTTCGGGTCTATTCCCAGCGACTAGACGCCCTATTAAGACTCGCTTTCGCTACGCCTCCCCTATTCGGTTAAGCTCGCCACTGAAAATAAGTCGCTGACCCATTATACAAAAGGTACGCAGTCACCCAACAAAGTGGGCTCCCACTGCTTGTACGCATACGGTTTCAGGATCTATTTCACTCCCCTCTCCGGGGTTCTTTTCGCCTTTCCCTCACGGTACTAGTTCACTATCGGTCAGTCAGTAGTATTTAGCCTTGGAGGATGGTCCCCCCATATTCAGACAAAGTTTCTCGTGCTCCGTCCTACTCGATTTCATGACCAAGAGATTTTCGCGTACAGGGCTATCACCCACTATGGCCGCACTTTCCAGAGCGTTCCGCTAATCTCAAAGCCACTTAAGGGCTAGTCCCCGTTCGCTCGCCACTACTAAGGGAATCTCGGTTGATTTCTTTTCCTCAGGGTACTTAGATGTTTCAGTTCCCCTGGTTCGCCTCTTGCACCTATGTATTCAGTACAAGATAACCATCTTATGATGGCTGGGTTCCCCCATTCAGACATCTCCGGATCAAAGTCTGTTTGCCGACTCCCCGAAGCTTTTCGCAGGCTACCACGTCTTTCATCGCCTCTGACTGCCAAGGCATCCACCGTATGCGCTTCTTCACTTGACCATATAACCCCAAGCAATCTGGTTATACTGTGAAGACGACATTCGCCGAAAATTCGATAATACTCAATTAAGAGCAACTCACAAATTTTACCTTAGCCTGATCCGTTACCAGTGAAAGTAACGTTCAGTCTATCTTTCTATCACATACCCAAATTTTTAAAGAACGAACTAGTCAAAGACTAGAAATCAACATTCACCATCTCTCGATGGAATGCTCATTTCTAAGCTTTCAAACTTCAGAAGCAGTAGTGGTGGAGCCAAACGGGATCGAACCGTTGACCTCCTGCGTGCAAGGCAGGCGCTCTCCCAGCTGAGCTATGGCCCCGTATTTCTACAGGCGTTTCCCACACAAAATTGGTGGGTCTGGGCAGATTCGAACTGCCGACCTCACCCTTATCAGGGGTGCGCTCTAACCAACTGAGCTACAGACCCAATTTCGGGCTGCTTCTTTCGTCTTCTTCAATGAATCAAGCAATTCGTGTGGGAACTTATGGAGCAGCTGATGTCGTCGATTAAGGAGGTGATCCAGCCGCAGGTTCCCCTACGGCTACCTTGTTACGACTTCACCCCAGTCATGAATCACACCGTGGTAACCGTCCTCCCGAAGGTTAGACTAGCTACTTCTGGTGCAACCCACTCCCATGGTGTGACGGGCGGTGTGTACAAGGCCCGGGAACGTATTCACCGCGACATTCTGATTCGCGATTACTAGCGATTCCGACTTCACGCAGTCGAGTTGCAGACTGCGATCCGGACTACGATCGGTTTTCTGGGATTAGCTCCACCTCGCGGCTTGGCAACCCTCTGTACCGACCATTGTAGCACGTGTGTAGCCCAGGCCGTAAGGGCCATGATGACTTGACGTCATCCCCACCTTCCTCCGGTTTGTCACCGGCAGTCTCCTTAGAGTGCCCACCATTACGTGCTGGTAACTAAGGACAAGGGTTGCGCTCGTTACGGGACTTAACCCAACATCTCACGACACGAGCTGACGACAGCCATGCAGCACCTGTCTCAATGTTCCCGAAGGCACCGATCCATCTCTGGAAAGTTCATTGGATGTCAAGGCCTGGTAAGGTTCTTCGCGTTGCTTCGAATTAAACCACATGCTCCACCGCTTGTGCGGGCCCCCGTCAATTCATTTGAGTTTTAACCTTGCGGCCGTACTCCCCAGGCGGTCAACTTAATGCGTTAGCTGCGCCACTAAGAGCTCAAGGCTCCCAACGGCTAGTTGACATCGTTTACGGCGTGGACTACCAGGGTATCTAATCCTGTTTGCTCCCCACGCTTTCGCACCTCAGTGTCAGTATCAGTCCAGGTGGTCGCCTTCGCCACTGGTGTTCCTTCCTATATCTACGCATTTCACCGCTACACAGGAAATTCCACCACCCTCTACCATACTCTAGCTCGACAGTTTTGAATGCAGTTCCCAGGTTGAGCCCGGGGATTTCACATCCAACTTAACGAACCACCTACGCGCGCTTTACGCCCAGTAATTCCGATTAACGCTTGCACCCTCTGTATTACCGCGGCTGCTGGCACAGAGTTAGCCGGTGCTTATTCTGTCGGTAACGTCAAAATTGCAACGTATTAGGTTACAACCCTTCCTCCCAACTTAAAGTGCTTTACAATCCGAAGACCTTCTTCACACACGCGGCATGGCTGGATCAGGCTTTCGCCCATTGTCCAATATTCCCCACTGCTGCCTCCCGTAGGAGTCTGGACCGTGTCTCAGTTCCAGTGTGACTGATCATCCTCTCAGACCAGTTACGGATCGTCGCCTTGGTGAGCCATTACCTCACCAACTAGCTAATCCGACCTAGGCTCATCTGATAGCGCAAGGCCCGAAGGTCCCCTGCTTTCTCCCGTAGGACGTATGCGGTATTAGCGTCCGTTTCCGAACGTTATCCCCCACTACCAGGCAGATTCCTAGGCATTACTCACCCGTCCGCCGCTCTCAAGAGAAGCAAGCTTCTCTCTACCGCTCGACTTGCATGTGTTAGGCCTGCCGCCAGCGTTCAATCTGAGCCATGATCAAACTCTTCAGTTCAAACATCTTTGGGTTTTTAAGAAACCCTAAACTTGGCTCAGCAATCGTTGGTTACATCTTTGATTTCTCGCGGAGTAACTTGTGATGCTGATAATCTTGTTGACTATCAGCCTGACTCCACAAGCACCCACACGAATTGCTTGATTCAGTTGTTAAAGAGCGGTTGGTTAAGATCTTTCGTCTCAACCGAGGCGCGCATTCTACAGCAGCCTCTGTTGCTGTCAAGTGGTTATTTTCAGAAGTTTTCAAAGTTTCGCTTGGAAATCTTTAACAACTTCAACCACTTGCGCTTCCGATCACTCGGTAGCGGGAGGCGAATTCTACAGCGTTACACGCTGCTGTCAACACCTCTTTTTCAACTCCTTTCGGACTTCGATGAACTGAAGCCACTCACTGCCGAAAACTGCGTAACTCTTTGTTTACCAAGGAGTTTTCCGTTTCGACTGCGCCGGAAGTGGGGCGAATTATAGACATCCTGAATCTGCCGTCAACACTTAATTACACCTTTCGTGCAGACGGTACCTTTTTAGCCACAAACCGCGGGATTCGCCGGGCAACTGCTGGCACACGCAGCACTAACAGCAACGCCCCTATCGAGGCGTATACCGTCCACTCCTTCAGATCAGCACGCACGATCCACAACATATGCAGCAACCCAAGCCCGAGAATCACATAGACGAGCCGATGCAGCTTCTTCCAGCGTGCGCCCAAACGCCGCTGACTGTAACGATTAGATGTCACCGCCAACGCCAGCAAACACAGAAACGCCAGCGTACCGACGATAATGTATGGCCGTTTGCGCAACTCAACACCCAGCTGCGACCAGTCAAATCCTAGAATGAACGCCGTATAGCCACTCAAATGCAGAACCACATAAGCAAAGCACCACAACCCCAACTGCCTTCGCACAGCCACCCACCCTGCCCACCCGGTGAGTTTTTGCAGGGGCGTCATACTGAGCGTAATGAGTAGCAAAACAAGCGTGCCCAACCCAAGCCGATCAACCAGAATTTTGCCTGGGTCCGGGCCCAACACATCCGTCCAGGCCTGATACAGCCAAAGCAGCGGCCACACCGCTGCCACTATAAAAACGCCAAGACGCCAAACCGGAAAACGCATCAGTAGTTCTTCCGCAAATCGAGCCCTGTATAAAGAGAGGCGACTTCATCCGCGTAGCCGTTGAACATCTGTGTGTCGCGCACATTGGGCTTGAACAAACCACTGGGCAAACGGCGCTCCCGCGCCTGAGTCCAACGCGGATGATCAACCGCAGGATTCACATTCGCGTAGAAACCATACTCATCCGCTGCAATGCTCTGCCATGTTGTTTTCGGCTGCTCGCTGACCAGACTGATACGCACAATGGATTTGATGCTTTTGAATCCATACTTCCAGGGCACCACCAAACGCAACGGCGCTCCATTCTGATTGGGCAACTCACGCCCATACATGCCGATCGCAAGAATCGCCAACGGGTTCATCGCCTCATCCAGACGCAACCCTTCTACATAGGGCCAGTCGATCAAGGCAAAGCCGGAACGCTGCCCCGGCATACTCTTGGGATCCTCGAGGGTTTCGAAGCGAATGTACTTCGCCTTGGAGGTTGGCTCCACTTGCTTGAGTAATGCCGAAATGGGAAAACCAATCCACGGAATGACCATCGACCAAGCCTCTACGCAGCGAAGACGGTAGATGCGCTCTTCCAACTGATAAGGCTTCATGAAGTCTTCAAGCGCATAGCGTCCAGGCTTGCCCACTTCGCCATCCACTACAACGCTCCACGGCTCGGTCTTCAGTGCGCCGGCATTGGCAGCCGGGTCACCTTTATCAGTGCCGAACTCGTAGAAGTTGTTGTAATGGGTCGCGTCCTTGAATGGCGTAATCGACTCATCCTTGACGTTGACCGCCCCCCATTTGGTAGAGGGAAGCTTTTCAGTAAACCAGGTAGGTGCCTTGCCAGGCTCGACGTCTGCATAACGAGCAACATCTTCGGCCGACGCCCAACGAGGCAGGCTGCTTATCGCCAAGCCCGCAACGGCAGCACCAAGAACTTTTCGACGGGATAGATAGAAGGCTTCAGATGTGACGTCCGACTCATGGCAGTCAGACGCTTTGGGGACTTTGATCAGCATGACAACTCCGCAGCTTTGGAGGACAGATGCACCCATAGACTGCGGAGTATGAGGGAAATTACATCACTCGGCGTTTTTGTGCCGACGAAGACGCAACAAGTACTGCACCGGACCGGAGGCCGCGTAAGCAAGGAAAACCAGCAGCAGGATGCGTGGTGGATCGCTGAATACCACAGCAAACACCAACACCACCGCCAGGATCGCCACAAAAGGCACGCGCCCTTTCAAGTCGAGCTCCTTGAAGCTGTTGTACTTGATATTGCTGACCATCAGCATACCGGCAGCAGCCACCATCAGCGCAACCAGGAAGGACATCTTGGAACCCTGGATGCCGTAGTCGCTGAACGCCCAGACAATCCCGGCA
It encodes the following:
- a CDS encoding intermembrane transport protein PqiB translates to MTDLPTAKTRPASNWSAIWILPLIALIIGGWLGWRAYNETGIEIQVRFESGEGIQANKTEVVYKGMSVGKVKALKLDDEGASKGVIATVEMNKDVEQYLRTSTRFWLVKPSVTLAGITGLETLVSGNYVAISPGEGEPVRKFKALAEEPPLSDAKPGLHLTIKADRLGSLNRGSPVFYKQIKVGQIKSYVLSQDQSTVELKVFIEPTYANLVRKHTRFWNASGVSIDANLSGVKIRSESLASIVAGGIAFATPENRKDSPPTDPSLPFRLYEDFDAAAAGIRVKVKLTDFEGLQAGRTPVMYKGIQVGNLKALKIDPDLSGATAELTLDPLAEDYLVTGTQFWVVKPSISLAGITGLEALVKGNYIAVRPGDKGSAPQREYVARPKAPPLDLRSPGLHLVLFTESLGSLEVGSPILYKQVKVGSVQSYQFSKTKKQLVIGVHIEKEYEGLVNASTRFWNASGITLSGGLTGGIQVKSESLQSLMAGGIAFETPQAKAPLQKKIPRFRLFANHEEANQKGTLVTIKVERADGLRDGTPVRFKGLDVGKIEDVDLSDDLQSVLLTARITEVPERIARVGTQFWVVKPELGLIKTSNLETLVTGQYIEVQPAPKNLGPQKNFVALANPPEAAKSETGLSLVLSAARRGSLKTGVPVTYREITVGKVTGYELGQTADRVLVHIQIEPKYAPLVRSGTRFWNSSGFGFDFGLFKGATVRTESLETMIQGGIAFATPDGDRMGSAVRPGQTFPLFDKFEDEWLTWAPKISLGK
- a CDS encoding paraquat-inducible protein A, whose translation is MRAIDAGILICAECHELNKQEADTDEQVCTRCGALVHARRPNSLVRTWALLITAAILYIPANLLPIMTINSLGKGAPSTIMSGVIDLVHYGMFPIAAVVFIASILVPTFKLVGIGLLLFSIQRRQPLSARQRIWMYRFIEFIGRWSMLDIFVIAILVAVVNFGRLASIEANLGAIAFASVVILTMLAAVSFDPRLIWDNTESDDDHD
- a CDS encoding paraquat-inducible protein A encodes the protein MSDPVDATRLSELPLNDLVACHECDLLMRKPELAHDEKALCPRCGYELYAHRHNVVQRSLALVIAALLLYVPANFLPIMELNLLGQSTQDTVWSGVVGLFDTGMQSVSVIVFLCSMGIPLLKLLCQLIVLLSIRFDIGRSYGLLLYRIYHHLRDWGMLEVYLMGVLVAIVKLADMAAITVGLGLVCFISLLLIQVWLEVVMSPHQVWQALSGEDAHAGD
- the msrQ gene encoding protein-methionine-sulfoxide reductase heme-binding subunit MsrQ, which codes for MRFPVWRLGVFIVAAVWPLLWLYQAWTDVLGPDPGKILVDRLGLGTLVLLLITLSMTPLQKLTGWAGWVAVRRQLGLWCFAYVVLHLSGYTAFILGFDWSQLGVELRKRPYIIVGTLAFLCLLALAVTSNRYSQRRLGARWKKLHRLVYVILGLGLLHMLWIVRADLKEWTVYASIGALLLVLRVPAVARRIPRFVAKKVPSARKV
- the msrP gene encoding protein-methionine-sulfoxide reductase catalytic subunit MsrP, with the translated sequence MLIKVPKASDCHESDVTSEAFYLSRRKVLGAAVAGLAISSLPRWASAEDVARYADVEPGKAPTWFTEKLPSTKWGAVNVKDESITPFKDATHYNNFYEFGTDKGDPAANAGALKTEPWSVVVDGEVGKPGRYALEDFMKPYQLEERIYRLRCVEAWSMVIPWIGFPISALLKQVEPTSKAKYIRFETLEDPKSMPGQRSGFALIDWPYVEGLRLDEAMNPLAILAIGMYGRELPNQNGAPLRLVVPWKYGFKSIKSIVRISLVSEQPKTTWQSIAADEYGFYANVNPAVDHPRWTQARERRLPSGLFKPNVRDTQMFNGYADEVASLYTGLDLRKNY